TTGGGCCAACTCACAGTAGTAAATATAGAAACAACTCTTCTAGATTTATTTAATGACTCACTTTCCACCCTGTCGCCACGACCACTCGCCGATCCGACACCGCGATTCCGAAGACCCCGCAGCCACCATCGTGCTTTTTTACGGTTGGTATGCTACCTTCACCTATGTACAGTGACATCCTGCTCGCGACCGGCGGCGAGGCCGCATCGGACAGGGCGACGGACCACGCGATCCAGCTGGCGGCCCACCACGACGCCACGCTGCACGTGCTCTACGTCGTCGACAGCGACGTCTACGACGCCTACAGCGGCGACGAGTACGTCGACGAGCGCGAGGGCCCCGAACACGGGCTCGAAGAGGTCGGCGAGGAGGTGGTCGAAGCGGTCGCCGACCGCGCGCGGGACGCGGGCGTCGCCGTCGAGACGGCGCTCCGACACGGGCGTCCGCCCGAGACCATCGTCGAGTTCGCTCGCGAGACCGACGTCGACTTGGTCGTGATGGGGACGCGCCGCCGCCCGGACGAGTACCGGAGCCTGCTCGGCAGCGTCACCGACCGCGTCCTTCGGCTGGCCGAGATGCCCGTCACGGTGGTCAAAACCCCCGTCGAGGGGTAATCCACGCCTCTGGCGAGCGTCAGCCGAGAGGCCGACACCGCACCGCGGCTTTTTTGCGAGCGCGACGGAAATCGTGCGACGATCGTCCCCGATGACAGACCCTCTCCCCTCCAGACGACAGTTTCTCGGCGCCGTCGCGGCGTCGTCCCTGATCGCGACCGCCGGCTGTCTCAGTTCGTTCGACGGACGCACAGACGAGGCCGACGAGACCACGCTTGCGCTCGCGCTCTCGCGATCCGGCGATACGCTCCGGGACCCGTTCGTCGTCGACCTCGCCGATACGACCCCCGACTGGGACGAGGCCGCGTTCGAGGCCGTCCTCGACGGCGAGACGTACACGACCCAGTACCGGAAGCCGTTTTTCGCCACTCCCGACGATCCCGTCTACGCGAGGCGGGACGGGACGTACTATCGGCTCGGATCGATCGTCGTCGGCGAGGCCGAGGCGGTCCACCCGATCCTCCGGCTTCGCTGCGCCGACTCCGATACCGAGGACGGAGCCGACGCCGTCGCGGCCGATAGCCTCCCCGAGGGCGACGCGACGGCGGTTCGGATCGCGCAGATGGCGACCCGGGCCCGCGGGAATCCCGGCGGCGCGCCGTGGGGGCTCGTCCAGCGTGGCGGCTTCGTCTACCGCGGAACCGATCGGGTCGAGTCGAGCGAACTCCTCGCGAACGAACCGGCGTTCGTCACCTATCGCGACCGGCGGTACGCAGTCGAGATCTCGCGGGAGACGTTCTACGAGCCGATCTACCGCGCCGTCGCGGAGCCGGTCGCCGACTCGCCCGCGGAAATGGAGGCGATCCTCCGGGCGAGGTTCGTCGACGCGCGCTTCGACCGCGCCGACCTCTCGGCCGGCGCCCGCGACGTCGTCGACGCGGCCCGGCGGGACGCCTACGAGGAGT
This is a stretch of genomic DNA from Halobellus sp. MBLA0158. It encodes these proteins:
- a CDS encoding universal stress protein, with the protein product MYSDILLATGGEAASDRATDHAIQLAAHHDATLHVLYVVDSDVYDAYSGDEYVDEREGPEHGLEEVGEEVVEAVADRARDAGVAVETALRHGRPPETIVEFARETDVDLVVMGTRRRPDEYRSLLGSVTDRVLRLAEMPVTVVKTPVEG